In a single window of the Burkholderiales bacterium genome:
- a CDS encoding NADH-quinone oxidoreductase subunit M, whose protein sequence is MLGLAPLSTVIWLPILAGVAVLLTGPERNARAARWLALGGAVGGFLVAIPLWTGFDRSSGEMQFVERVPWIESFNIHYHLGIDGISLLLILLNCFTTVLVVIAGWEVIRNRVAQYMASFLFLSGIMNGVFSALDAALFYVFFEATLIPMFLVIGIWGGPNRVYAALKFFLYTLLGSLLTLVALIYLYNVSGGSFSLPDYYRMEIPLAAQLLLFVAFFAAFAVKVPMWPVHTWLPDAHVEAPTGGSVVLAAIMLKLGAYGFIRLSLPILPDASHVAAPAVIALSLIAVVYIGLVALVQNDLKKLIAYSSISHMGFVTLGTFLFNAHGLEGAVMQMISHGFVSGALFLCVGVLYDRLHSRLIADYGGVVNTMPAFAAFFMLFAMANSGLPGTSGFVGEFLVVMGAMDENFWYAAAAATTLVFGAAYTLWMYKRVVFGAVANSRVGALTDISWREALVLGLAALAVLWMGIHPAPFTEVLHASVEGLLQHVARSKL, encoded by the coding sequence ATGCTGGGGCTCGCACCGCTGTCCACCGTGATCTGGCTGCCGATCCTGGCCGGCGTGGCTGTGTTGCTCACCGGCCCGGAGCGCAACGCCCGGGCGGCCCGCTGGCTCGCGCTCGGCGGCGCGGTTGGCGGTTTCCTGGTCGCGATTCCGCTCTGGACGGGCTTCGATCGCTCGAGTGGTGAGATGCAGTTTGTCGAGCGAGTCCCGTGGATCGAGTCGTTCAATATCCACTATCACCTGGGCATCGACGGCATCTCTCTGCTGCTCATCCTGCTCAACTGTTTCACCACCGTGCTGGTGGTGATCGCCGGCTGGGAGGTGATCCGCAACCGCGTGGCTCAGTACATGGCGTCATTCCTGTTCCTGTCCGGGATCATGAATGGGGTGTTCAGCGCGCTGGACGCTGCGCTGTTCTACGTTTTCTTCGAGGCCACTCTGATCCCGATGTTCCTGGTGATCGGGATCTGGGGCGGCCCGAACCGCGTGTACGCCGCGCTCAAGTTCTTCCTCTACACGCTGCTCGGTTCGCTGCTCACGCTGGTGGCGCTGATCTACCTGTACAACGTGTCCGGCGGGAGCTTCTCGCTGCCGGATTATTACCGCATGGAGATCCCGCTCGCCGCCCAGCTGCTGCTGTTCGTCGCCTTCTTCGCCGCCTTCGCCGTCAAGGTGCCCATGTGGCCGGTGCATACCTGGCTCCCGGACGCGCATGTGGAAGCGCCCACGGGGGGCTCGGTGGTGCTGGCGGCCATCATGCTCAAGCTCGGCGCCTACGGATTCATCCGCCTGTCGCTGCCGATCCTGCCGGATGCGAGTCACGTGGCCGCTCCGGCGGTGATTGCGCTGTCCTTGATCGCGGTGGTCTACATCGGATTGGTGGCGCTCGTGCAGAACGACTTGAAGAAGCTGATCGCCTACTCCTCGATCTCCCACATGGGATTCGTGACGCTGGGCACCTTCCTGTTCAACGCGCATGGCCTGGAGGGGGCCGTCATGCAGATGATCTCGCACGGCTTCGTTTCCGGGGCGCTGTTTCTCTGTGTGGGAGTGCTCTACGATCGCCTGCACTCGCGGCTGATCGCCGACTACGGCGGAGTGGTGAATACCATGCCCGCGTTCGCGGCTTTCTTCATGCTCTTCGCCATGGCGAACTCGGGCCTGCCCGGAACCAGCGGTTTCGTGGGCGAGTTTCTGGTCGTCATGGGTGCGATGGACGAGAACTTCTGGTACGCCGCCGCGGCCGCGACCACCCTGGTGTTCGGCGCGGCCTATACGCTGTGGATGTACAAGCGCGTCGTCTTTGGCGCGGTGGCCAACAGCCGGGTCGGCGCGCTGACCGACATTTCGTGGCGCGAGGCGCTGGTGCTCGGCCTGGCGGCGCTGGCGGTGTTGTGGATGGGGATCCACCCGGCACCCTTCACCGAAGTGCTGCACGCCTCGGTGGAGGGGCTGCTGCAGCACGTCGCGCGGTCCAAGCTGTGA
- the nuoL gene encoding NADH-quinone oxidoreductase subunit L yields MKGLYLLVPLAPLAGSIIAGLFGRQIGRAGAHWVTILGMTVSTAAAALVFLDVLAGNTFDGAVYTWATSGGVRFEIGFLIDRLSATMMLVVSFVSLMVHIYTIGYMADDPGYQRFFSYISLFTFSMLMLVMSNNFLQLFFGWEAVGLVSYLLIGFWYTRPSANYAALKAFLVNRVGDLGFLLGVALILTHFGTLHYADVFAAAPAKSADLVWSAHGIEWPLITTVCLCLFVGAMGKSAQFPLHVWLPDSMEGPTPISALIHAATMVTAGIFMVARMSPLFELSEAALSFVMVIGAITALFMGLLGIVQNDIKRVVAYSTLSQLGYMTAALGASAYSIAIFHLMTHAFFKALLFLGAGSVIIALHHDQDMRRMGGLRRYMPITWITSLIGTLALIGFPFLSGFYSKDSIIEAVHLSRLPGAGFAYAALTVGVFVTALYSFRMYFLVFEGKERFAETASGRGAGVAQPHGHDAHRAGSPRESPPVVWLPLVALALPSMAIGAAAVGPLLSGFFGDAIRVSAQHDVVAVLAAGFHGWLAMAVHGFGAAPFWLAAAGAFVAWYLYLKRPDLPARIQEAVKPLYVLLEQKYYFDRFNDWFFAGGARAVGRGLWRVGDEGVIDGVLVNGSARLVAWFAGLVRKVQSGFIYHYAFTMIVGVFILLTIWFARA; encoded by the coding sequence ATGAAGGGTCTCTATCTGCTCGTCCCGCTGGCGCCGCTCGCCGGCTCGATCATCGCAGGCCTGTTCGGCCGGCAGATCGGACGCGCCGGCGCTCACTGGGTCACCATCCTCGGCATGACAGTGTCCACCGCCGCCGCCGCCCTCGTGTTCCTGGACGTCCTCGCCGGGAATACTTTCGACGGCGCGGTGTACACCTGGGCCACGAGTGGAGGAGTCCGGTTCGAGATCGGCTTCCTGATCGACCGGCTCTCCGCCACGATGATGCTGGTGGTGAGCTTCGTGTCGCTCATGGTGCACATCTACACCATTGGCTACATGGCCGACGATCCCGGCTACCAGCGCTTCTTCAGCTACATCTCGCTCTTCACCTTCTCGATGCTCATGCTGGTGATGAGCAACAACTTCCTGCAGCTGTTCTTCGGCTGGGAAGCGGTGGGCCTGGTCTCCTACCTGCTGATCGGTTTCTGGTACACGCGCCCCAGCGCGAACTACGCCGCCCTGAAGGCCTTTCTCGTTAACCGTGTGGGCGACCTCGGGTTTCTGCTGGGCGTCGCGCTGATCCTCACGCACTTCGGCACGCTGCACTACGCCGACGTGTTCGCCGCGGCGCCGGCGAAGAGCGCGGATCTGGTCTGGAGCGCGCATGGGATCGAATGGCCGCTCATCACCACCGTCTGCCTGTGCCTGTTCGTCGGCGCGATGGGCAAGTCCGCGCAGTTTCCCCTGCACGTCTGGCTGCCGGATTCCATGGAGGGCCCAACTCCGATCTCGGCGCTCATTCACGCCGCCACCATGGTGACCGCGGGCATCTTCATGGTTGCACGCATGTCGCCTCTGTTCGAGCTGTCGGAGGCCGCGCTGTCGTTCGTCATGGTGATCGGGGCGATCACCGCGCTCTTCATGGGTTTGCTCGGCATCGTGCAGAACGACATCAAGCGCGTCGTGGCCTACTCCACGCTCTCGCAACTGGGCTACATGACGGCCGCGCTGGGCGCCTCGGCCTATTCGATCGCCATCTTCCATTTGATGACGCACGCCTTCTTCAAGGCGCTGCTGTTCCTCGGCGCCGGCTCGGTGATCATCGCCCTGCACCATGACCAGGACATGCGCCGGATGGGCGGGCTGCGGCGCTACATGCCGATTACCTGGATCACCTCGTTGATCGGGACGCTGGCGTTGATCGGCTTTCCGTTTCTCTCGGGCTTTTATTCCAAGGACAGCATCATCGAGGCCGTGCACCTGTCCAGGCTGCCCGGCGCGGGATTCGCCTATGCGGCCCTGACGGTCGGCGTCTTCGTGACGGCGCTCTACAGCTTCCGCATGTACTTCCTGGTCTTCGAAGGCAAGGAGCGGTTCGCCGAGACCGCTTCCGGTCGCGGCGCCGGCGTCGCGCAGCCGCACGGCCACGACGCACACCGTGCGGGTTCGCCCCGGGAATCACCGCCCGTCGTGTGGCTTCCGCTGGTCGCGCTGGCGCTGCCCTCGATGGCGATCGGCGCGGCGGCGGTCGGGCCGCTGCTTTCGGGATTCTTCGGCGATGCAATCCGCGTTTCCGCGCAGCACGATGTCGTCGCCGTGCTGGCGGCCGGATTCCACGGGTGGCTGGCGATGGCGGTGCACGGTTTCGGCGCCGCTCCATTCTGGCTGGCGGCCGCCGGTGCGTTCGTGGCCTGGTATCTGTACCTGAAGCGCCCCGACCTGCCGGCGCGAATCCAGGAGGCGGTCAAGCCGCTGTACGTGCTTCTCGAACAGAAGTACTACTTCGACCGCTTCAACGACTGGTTCTTCGCCGGAGGGGCTCGGGCGGTCGGCCGCGGGTTGTGGCGCGTAGGGGACGAGGGCGTGATCGACGGAGTGCTGGTCAACGGTTCGGCGCGCTTGGTGGCCTGGTTCGCGGGCCTGGTGCGCAAGGTCCAGTCCGGATTCATCTATCACTATGCGTTCACCATGATCGTCGGCGTGTTCATCCTGTTGACGATCTGGTTCGCGCGCGCGTGA
- the nuoK gene encoding NADH-quinone oxidoreductase subunit NuoK: MISLSHYLILGAILFAISIVGIFLNRKNVIILLMAIELMLLAVNLNFVAFSHFLDDIAGQVFVFFILTVAAAESAIGLAILVVLFRNVRSINVDDLDRLKG; this comes from the coding sequence GTGATCTCGCTCTCCCACTACCTGATCCTGGGGGCCATCCTGTTCGCGATCAGCATCGTCGGCATCTTCCTCAATCGCAAGAACGTCATCATTCTGCTGATGGCGATCGAGCTGATGCTGCTCGCGGTGAACCTGAACTTCGTTGCCTTTTCTCATTTCCTCGACGACATCGCGGGTCAGGTGTTCGTGTTCTTCATTCTGACCGTGGCCGCTGCCGAGTCGGCCATCGGCCTGGCGATCCTGGTGGTTCTGTTCCGCAACGTACGCAGCATCAATGTCGACGACCTGGACCGCTTGAAAGGATGA
- a CDS encoding NADH-quinone oxidoreductase subunit J: MDFQSGVFYFFAAILLFAALRVITARNPVHSALFLVLAFFTAAGLWLLLEAEFLAIALVLVYVGAVMVLFLFVVMMLDINLDRLREGYWDYLVPGLTVAGIMVAEMAVVLGGRYFGLEGTPASAAREPGYSNTKALGRVLYTDYVYAFEIAAVILLVAIVAAIALTLRRRKDTKYVDPAAQIKVRRQDRVRLVSMPAEKPGEE; encoded by the coding sequence GTGGATTTCCAAAGCGGCGTCTTTTACTTTTTCGCGGCGATCCTGCTGTTCGCGGCGCTGCGCGTCATCACTGCGCGCAACCCTGTGCATTCGGCGCTGTTCCTGGTGCTGGCCTTCTTCACCGCCGCCGGCCTGTGGCTGCTCCTCGAAGCCGAGTTTCTGGCGATCGCGCTGGTGCTCGTGTACGTGGGCGCGGTCATGGTGCTGTTCCTGTTCGTGGTGATGATGCTCGACATCAACCTGGATCGGCTGCGCGAGGGCTATTGGGACTATCTGGTGCCCGGGCTCACGGTGGCCGGGATCATGGTGGCTGAAATGGCGGTCGTGCTGGGCGGGCGCTACTTCGGCCTGGAGGGCACGCCGGCTTCTGCGGCGCGAGAGCCGGGTTACAGCAACACCAAGGCGCTCGGGCGCGTTCTGTACACCGACTACGTATACGCGTTCGAGATCGCGGCCGTGATCCTGCTCGTGGCCATCGTCGCGGCGATCGCGCTGACGCTGCGCCGCCGCAAGGACACGAAGTACGTGGATCCTGCGGCGCAGATCAAGGTCCGACGGCAGGACCGCGTGCGGCTCGTGTCGATGCCGGCGGAGAAACCCGGTGAGGAATAA
- the nuoI gene encoding NADH-quinone oxidoreductase subunit NuoI, which produces MGRLRDFFRTFLLFELFKGLMLTGRYLFARKVTVQYPEEKTPQSPRFRGLHALRRYPNGEERCIACKLCEAVCPALAITIESEQRADGTRRTTRYDIDLTKCIFCGFCEESCPVDSIVETRIFEYHGEKRGDLVYTKEMLLAIGDRYEEQIARDRAEDARYR; this is translated from the coding sequence ATCGGGCGCCTGCGCGATTTTTTCCGCACCTTCCTGCTCTTCGAGCTGTTCAAGGGCCTGATGCTGACCGGCCGTTACCTGTTCGCTCGCAAGGTCACCGTCCAGTATCCGGAAGAGAAGACTCCGCAGAGCCCCCGCTTCCGCGGACTGCACGCGTTGCGGCGCTATCCCAATGGGGAGGAGCGCTGCATTGCCTGCAAGCTGTGCGAGGCGGTGTGCCCGGCGCTCGCCATCACGATCGAATCCGAGCAGCGCGCGGACGGCACACGCCGCACGACGCGCTACGATATCGACCTGACCAAGTGCATCTTCTGTGGTTTCTGCGAGGAGTCCTGTCCGGTCGACTCGATCGTGGAGACGCGCATCTTCGAGTACCACGGCGAGAAACGCGGCGACCTCGTCTACACCAAGGAAATGCTGCTCGCGATCGGAGACCGCTACGAGGAGCAGATCGCCAGGGATCGCGCGGAGGATGCCAGGTACCGGTGA
- the nuoH gene encoding NADH-quinone oxidoreductase subunit NuoH: MDWLENLVGPGAALTLWTLAKILAIVVPVILCVALLTLAERKVIGYMQLRLGPNRVTFFGVHFLRGWAQPFADVLKLLIKEVVIPSGANRFLFISAPVLSLMPALAAWAVVPFADGWVLADIDAGLLYIMAITSMGVYGVIVAGWASNSKYAFLGAMRSAAQIVAYEIAMGFALVCVLMMSASLNLTEIVEAQRTPWGMLGWNLIPLLPMFLVYFVSAVAETNRAPFDVAEGESEIVAGFHVEYSGTAFAVFFLAEYANMILVSTLASIMFLGGWLAPVPGVPDGFLWLAAKVAFLLFCFFWFRATFPRYRYDQIMRLGWKVFIPLTLVWLVLIGALMRTAWWPW; this comes from the coding sequence ATGGACTGGCTGGAGAACCTTGTCGGACCCGGCGCCGCGCTCACCCTGTGGACCCTGGCGAAGATCCTGGCCATCGTTGTGCCGGTCATCCTGTGCGTGGCGCTGCTGACCCTCGCCGAGCGCAAGGTGATCGGCTACATGCAGCTGCGCCTCGGCCCGAATCGGGTGACCTTCTTCGGCGTGCACTTCCTGCGCGGCTGGGCGCAGCCCTTCGCCGACGTCCTGAAGCTGCTCATCAAGGAAGTGGTCATCCCTTCCGGGGCGAACCGCTTCCTGTTCATCTCTGCTCCAGTGCTCTCGCTGATGCCCGCGCTCGCGGCCTGGGCGGTCGTGCCGTTCGCCGACGGATGGGTACTTGCCGACATCGACGCCGGTCTGCTCTACATCATGGCCATCACCTCGATGGGCGTCTACGGAGTGATCGTGGCGGGATGGGCTTCGAACTCGAAGTACGCCTTTCTGGGTGCGATGCGCTCTGCCGCGCAGATCGTCGCATACGAGATCGCGATGGGTTTTGCCCTGGTGTGCGTGCTGATGATGTCGGCCAGTCTCAACTTGACCGAGATCGTCGAGGCGCAGCGCACCCCTTGGGGAATGCTGGGCTGGAACCTCATTCCCCTGTTGCCCATGTTCCTGGTCTATTTCGTCTCCGCGGTCGCTGAAACCAACCGCGCGCCGTTCGACGTCGCGGAGGGCGAGTCCGAGATCGTCGCCGGCTTCCATGTGGAATACTCGGGAACCGCCTTTGCGGTGTTCTTCCTGGCCGAATACGCGAACATGATCCTGGTGTCCACGCTCGCCTCGATCATGTTCCTGGGCGGGTGGCTGGCGCCGGTACCGGGCGTGCCGGACGGGTTCCTCTGGCTGGCCGCCAAGGTCGCGTTCTTGCTCTTTTGCTTTTTCTGGTTCCGCGCGACCTTCCCGCGTTATCGCTATGATCAGATCATGCGCCTGGGCTGGAAAGTGTTCATCCCCTTGACCCTGGTGTGGCTGGTCCTGATCGGCGCGCTGATGCGCACCGCCTGGTGGCCGTGGTGA
- the nuoG gene encoding NADH-quinone oxidoreductase subunit NuoG, with the protein MVRLEIDGRPVEVPENSTIMDAANRLGVYVPHFCYHRKLSIAANCRMCLVHVEKAPKPLPACATPATEGMKVWTHSEIAVQAQKGVMEFLLINHPLDCPVCDQGGECQLQDLAVGYGPSKSRYREPKRVVAPKDLGPLVAAEEMSRCIHCTRCVRFGQEIAGVMELGMAGRGEHAEIIAFVGRTVDSELSGNMIDLCPVGALTSKPFRFRARSWELARRRSVAPHDSLGSNLVVQVMHDRVMRVLPLENEEINECWLSDRDRFSYEGLNAPDRLTAPMIKREGAWQEVDWPTALDHAAKELARVRATHGGAAIGALAAPIATLEELYLLGELARGLGSANVDFRLRQSDFSAERAMRGVPWLGMKIADIGLLDRVLVVGSTLRKEQPLLAHRIRQAVKRGAQLCIVNPVDDDLLTRVHAKRIVAPSAMPLALAEIAVAAARLMGVAAPAALAGLAPGEEAQRIAQSLTSGERPAILLGNLAAHHPARAQLQALAAMLAETAGARFGFLGESANSVGGYLARAWPGAEGAGRHVLAMLQQPLKAYLLLHAEPEFDISDPRLARFAMSAAECVIALSPYRHGAMDYAQVLLPVAPFTETPGTFVNAEGRLQRFQAVVRPLGQARPAWKVLRVLGTLLGIAGFGYETIEDVRRALDSSIGEIAARLDNRLDIELCVAQPGVAGLERVGEVPIYHTDGIVRRASSLQRTRDAQVAKAWLPGQLIERLGLQSADLVRVTQDGASVVVGFGRDDRLPPDCVRLATACPETSRLGAPFGTVSLERAPAHEKAGV; encoded by the coding sequence ATGGTCCGTCTCGAAATCGATGGCAGGCCGGTCGAGGTGCCGGAAAACAGCACGATCATGGACGCCGCCAACCGCCTGGGCGTCTATGTGCCGCACTTCTGCTATCACCGCAAGCTGTCGATCGCCGCCAACTGCCGCATGTGCCTTGTGCACGTGGAAAAGGCGCCGAAACCGCTGCCCGCCTGCGCGACCCCCGCGACCGAAGGCATGAAGGTCTGGACGCATTCGGAGATCGCAGTCCAGGCACAGAAGGGGGTCATGGAATTCCTGCTCATCAATCATCCGCTCGACTGCCCGGTCTGCGACCAGGGAGGCGAGTGCCAGCTGCAGGATCTGGCCGTGGGTTACGGTCCGTCGAAGTCGCGCTATCGCGAGCCCAAGCGTGTGGTTGCGCCCAAGGACCTGGGCCCGCTGGTGGCGGCCGAGGAGATGAGCCGCTGCATCCATTGCACGCGCTGCGTGCGCTTCGGCCAGGAGATCGCCGGCGTGATGGAGCTGGGCATGGCCGGACGCGGCGAGCATGCCGAAATCATCGCCTTCGTCGGACGCACGGTGGACTCCGAATTGTCCGGAAACATGATCGATCTTTGTCCGGTCGGCGCCTTGACCTCGAAGCCGTTTCGCTTCCGCGCACGCAGCTGGGAGCTTGCGCGACGCAGATCGGTCGCGCCCCACGACTCGCTGGGCTCGAACCTGGTGGTACAGGTCATGCATGACCGCGTGATGCGGGTGCTGCCGCTCGAGAACGAGGAGATCAACGAGTGCTGGCTGTCCGATCGCGACCGCTTTTCCTATGAGGGATTGAACGCCCCCGACCGGCTTACCGCACCCATGATCAAGCGCGAGGGTGCGTGGCAGGAAGTCGATTGGCCGACCGCTCTTGATCACGCGGCGAAGGAACTGGCGCGCGTGCGAGCGACACATGGCGGCGCTGCCATCGGGGCACTCGCGGCCCCGATTGCCACCCTCGAGGAGCTCTATCTGCTCGGCGAGCTCGCGCGCGGGCTGGGCAGCGCGAATGTCGACTTCCGGCTGCGACAGAGCGATTTCTCCGCCGAGCGCGCCATGCGCGGCGTGCCGTGGCTCGGCATGAAGATCGCCGACATCGGCCTTCTCGACCGTGTCCTGGTCGTGGGCTCTACGCTGCGCAAGGAACAGCCGCTGCTGGCGCACCGCATCCGCCAGGCGGTGAAAAGGGGCGCGCAGCTGTGCATCGTCAACCCGGTGGACGACGATCTGCTGACCCGGGTCCATGCCAAGCGCATCGTGGCGCCGAGCGCGATGCCGCTCGCGCTGGCGGAAATCGCCGTGGCGGCTGCGCGTCTGATGGGGGTTGCGGCACCCGCGGCGCTTGCCGGGCTCGCGCCGGGCGAGGAGGCGCAACGCATTGCGCAAAGCCTCACCTCGGGCGAGCGCCCCGCGATCCTGCTGGGCAACCTGGCCGCTCATCATCCGGCACGCGCGCAACTGCAGGCGCTCGCCGCGATGTTGGCGGAAACTGCCGGAGCGCGGTTCGGCTTTCTCGGCGAATCCGCCAACAGCGTCGGCGGCTATCTGGCCCGGGCCTGGCCGGGCGCGGAGGGGGCCGGCCGCCACGTGCTCGCCATGCTGCAGCAGCCGCTCAAGGCTTACCTGCTGTTGCATGCCGAGCCGGAATTCGACATCTCCGATCCGCGCCTGGCGCGCTTTGCGATGAGCGCCGCCGAGTGCGTCATCGCGCTCTCGCCCTATCGCCACGGCGCGATGGACTACGCGCAGGTCCTGCTGCCCGTGGCGCCTTTCACGGAAACGCCGGGGACGTTCGTCAACGCCGAGGGCAGGCTGCAGCGTTTTCAGGCCGTCGTGCGGCCGCTCGGACAGGCGCGTCCCGCCTGGAAGGTGCTGCGCGTGCTGGGCACGCTTCTCGGCATCGCCGGCTTTGGCTACGAGACCATTGAGGACGTGCGTCGCGCGTTGGACAGTTCGATCGGCGAGATCGCGGCACGGCTCGACAACCGCCTCGACATCGAGCTTTGCGTTGCGCAGCCCGGCGTGGCCGGGCTGGAGCGCGTCGGCGAAGTTCCCATCTACCATACGGACGGCATCGTCCGCCGGGCGAGCTCCCTGCAGCGCACGCGCGATGCCCAGGTCGCCAAAGCGTGGCTGCCGGGACAGCTGATCGAGCGGCTCGGCTTGCAAAGCGCGGATCTGGTGCGCGTGACTCAGGACGGCGCGAGCGTCGTGGTCGGGTTCGGGCGCGACGACCGGCTGCCGCCCGATTGCGTGCGGCTGGCCACGGCCTGCCCCGAAACCAGCCGGCTCGGCGCCCCGTTCGGCACCGTATCCCTCGAGCGTGCGCCGGCGCACGAGAAGGCGGGCGTCTGA
- the nuoF gene encoding NADH-quinone oxidoreductase subunit NuoF: MILKGLTGLNWRLKDYESRGGYRALRKVLAERIPPEQVIAEVKKSGLRGRGGAGFPTGLKWSFMPRAFSGQKYLICNSDEGEPGTFKDRDILRYNPHIVIEGMAIAAYAMGITVGYNYIHGEIWEIYERFEEALAEAYAAGYLGRNILGSDFSFDLYAHHGWGAYICGEETALLESLEGKKGQPRFKPPFPASYGLYGKPTTINNTETFAAVPWIVLNGGENYLALGRPNNGGTKIFSVSGDVERPGNYELRLGTPFARLLEMAGGVRGGRALKAVIPGGSSMPVLPGEVMMATDMDYDAIAKAGSMLGSGAVIVMDDTRCMVRCLRRLSYFYFEESCGQCTPCREGTGWLYRMIHRIECGEGLEEDLDTLNSVAENIQGRTICALGDAAALPVRSFIKHFRGEFEYHVREKCCPVG; encoded by the coding sequence ATCATTCTCAAAGGACTCACCGGCCTGAACTGGCGACTGAAGGACTACGAGTCGCGCGGCGGCTATCGGGCGCTGAGAAAGGTTCTCGCCGAACGAATTCCGCCCGAGCAGGTCATCGCGGAAGTGAAGAAATCTGGGCTGCGCGGACGCGGCGGAGCGGGCTTCCCTACCGGGTTGAAATGGAGTTTCATGCCGCGGGCCTTTTCCGGCCAGAAGTACCTCATCTGCAATTCCGACGAGGGCGAGCCGGGCACGTTCAAGGATCGCGACATCCTGCGCTACAACCCGCACATCGTGATCGAAGGCATGGCCATCGCCGCTTACGCGATGGGCATCACGGTGGGATACAACTACATCCACGGCGAGATCTGGGAAATCTACGAACGCTTCGAGGAGGCGTTGGCGGAGGCCTACGCTGCCGGCTATCTGGGCCGGAACATCTTGGGCTCGGATTTCTCCTTCGATCTGTACGCGCACCACGGCTGGGGTGCGTACATCTGCGGCGAAGAGACCGCGCTGCTCGAATCGCTCGAGGGAAAGAAAGGCCAGCCGCGGTTCAAGCCACCGTTCCCTGCGAGCTACGGGCTCTACGGCAAGCCGACCACGATCAACAACACCGAAACGTTTGCCGCCGTTCCCTGGATCGTGCTGAACGGCGGCGAGAACTACCTGGCGCTCGGCCGGCCCAACAATGGCGGCACCAAGATCTTCTCGGTCTCGGGCGACGTCGAGCGGCCCGGCAACTACGAACTGAGGCTGGGTACGCCGTTCGCGCGGTTGCTCGAGATGGCGGGTGGCGTGCGGGGCGGACGCGCGCTGAAAGCGGTCATTCCGGGCGGCTCCTCGATGCCGGTGCTGCCCGGCGAGGTGATGATGGCCACGGACATGGATTACGACGCGATCGCCAAGGCCGGTTCGATGCTCGGCTCGGGGGCGGTGATCGTCATGGACGACACGCGCTGCATGGTGCGCTGTCTGCGGCGACTGTCCTATTTCTATTTCGAGGAATCCTGCGGTCAGTGCACGCCGTGCCGAGAGGGCACCGGATGGCTCTACCGCATGATCCATCGCATCGAATGCGGCGAAGGGCTAGAAGAGGACCTCGATACCTTGAACTCGGTGGCCGAGAACATCCAGGGCCGGACCATCTGCGCGCTGGGCGATGCGGCCGCGCTTCCGGTGCGCTCCTTCATCAAACACTTCCGCGGCGAGTTCGAGTACCACGTCCGCGAGAAGTGCTGTCCGGTCGGCTGA
- the nuoE gene encoding NADH-quinone oxidoreductase subunit NuoE has product MLSPEALAKIDKAMAKYPPDRRQSAVMAALTIAQEEKGWISPETVEFVAGYLGMPPVAVWEVATFYSMYNLQPVGRYKIAVCTNLPCALAGADRAAEHLKRKLGIAFGETTADGHFTLKEAECMGACGDAPVCLLNDKTMLSFMTPDKLDELIEELK; this is encoded by the coding sequence GTGCTGAGTCCCGAAGCTCTGGCCAAGATCGACAAGGCGATGGCCAAGTATCCGCCGGATCGCAGACAATCCGCGGTCATGGCCGCGCTGACCATCGCCCAGGAAGAGAAGGGATGGATTTCCCCAGAGACGGTGGAGTTCGTGGCCGGCTACCTCGGAATGCCGCCGGTGGCGGTGTGGGAAGTCGCCACCTTCTACAGCATGTACAACCTGCAGCCGGTCGGGCGCTACAAGATCGCCGTTTGCACCAATCTGCCGTGCGCGCTGGCCGGCGCGGACCGGGCGGCGGAACATCTCAAGCGCAAGCTCGGCATCGCTTTCGGTGAAACGACGGCCGACGGCCATTTCACGCTCAAGGAGGCCGAGTGCATGGGCGCCTGCGGCGATGCGCCGGTGTGCCTGCTCAACGACAAGACGATGCTGTCGTTCATGACGCCGGACAAGCTCGACGAGCTGATCGAGGAGTTGAAGTGA